One window of Triplophysa rosa linkage group LG10, Trosa_1v2, whole genome shotgun sequence genomic DNA carries:
- the yy1a gene encoding transcriptional repressor protein YY1a, whose translation MASGETLYIEADGSEMPAEIVELHEIEVETIETTVVGGDDDEHQPMIALQPLVTDDPNHVNHQEVILVQTREEVVGCDDSDLHGDDSYEDQILIPVPVPVAEEDYIEQTLVTVSGKNPSGRMKKGGGGGKRVIKKSFLNSAEASGRKWEQKQVQIKTLEGEFSVTMWASDDKKDVDDETVVEEQIIGENSPPDYSEYMTGKKLPPGGIPGIDLSDPKQLAEFARMKPRKIKEDDSPRTIACPHKGCSKMLRDNSAMRKHLHTHGPRVHVCAECGKAFVESSKLKRHQLVHTGEKPFQCTFEGCGKRFSLDFNLRTHVRIHTGDRPYVCPFDGCNKKFAQSTNLKSHILTHAKAKNNQ comes from the exons ATGGCGTCGGGTGAGACACTGTATATCGAAGCCGACGGCTCTGAAATGCCGGCCGAAATAGTGGAGTTGCATGAAATCGAAGTTGAGACCATCGAGACTACAGTGGTTGGCGGAGACGACGACGAGCACCAGCCGATGATCGCGCTGCAGCCTCTGGTTACAGACGATCCCAATCATGTCAACCATCAGGAGGTTATTTTGGTGCAAACTCGAGAAGAGGTCGTGGGCTGCGACGATTCAGATCTCCACGGAGATGATAGTTACGAGGATCAAATTCTCATCCCTGTCCCCGTCCCGGTGGCAGAAGAGGACTATATCGAACAGACTTTAGTTACTGTGTCTGGCAAGAACCCGTCTGGTAGGATGAAGAAAGGTGGAGGCGGCGGCAAAAGAGTGATCAAAAAGAGCTTCTTAAACTCCGCAGAAGCGAGCGGACGCAAATGGGAACAGAAGCAAGTGCAGATAAAAACATTGGAGGGGGAGTTTTCCGTCACTATGTGGGCATCGG ATGATAAAAAGGATGTTGATGATGAGACTGTGGTGGAGGAGCAGATTATTGGAGAAAACTCTCCTCCAGACTACTCGGAATACATGACTGGGAAGAAACTGCCCCCTGGTGGCATACCCGGCATTGACCTATCAGACCCCAAACAGCTGGCAGAATTTGCAAG AATGAAGCCAAGGAAGATAAAGGAGGATGACTCTCCAAGAACGATAGCATGCCCCCACAAA GGTTGCTCGAAGATGTTAAGAGACAACTCTGCAATGAGGAAGCACCTGCACACTCACGGGCCACGGGTTCATGTCTGCGCTGAATGCGGAAAAGCGTTTGTGGAAAGTTCCAAGCTTAAACGACATCAGTTGGTTCACACTGGTGAAAAACCTTTCCAG TGCACATTTGAAGGCTGCGGTAAACGCTTCTCACTGGACTTTAACTTGCGGACTCACGTGCGGATTCACACTGGAGACAGGCCCTACGTTTGCCCATTTGACGGCTGTAACAAGAAGTTTGCACAGTCCACCAACCTGAAGTCTCATATTTTGACACATGCAAAAGCTAAAAACAATCAGTGA
- the tpp1 gene encoding tripeptidyl-peptidase 1, producing the protein MRLVLFLSCIWLVCGELLEPDQDASVPEDWILVERVKPLEELELTFALKQQNVDHLKELLKQVSDPDSPQYGKYLSLAEVAALVQPSQLTEKAVQNWLQSHGVKNCYTVVTRDFLQCAMTAQVAEALLPGTKFRRYNKDGQSLLRSTSLYSVHEDVFQHLDFVGGVHRFPPLGRVVGKGFKGTQQSALWYHLGVTPSVIRSRYNLTAKDVGTASNNSQAVAQFLEQYYHPADLAEFMSLFGRGFTHMSAVERVVGTQGGGKAGIEASLDVEYIMSSGANISTWVFTNPGRHESQEPFLQWMLMLSNMSAVPWVHTISYGDDEDSLSVAYMNRINIEFMKVGLRGISMLFASGDSGAGCRHLTKERNTFRPSFPASSPYVTTVGGTSFQNPFKVTYEVTDYISGGGFSNVFSMPDYQTGAVGKYLKSVQPLPPQTYFNTSGRAYPDLAALSDNYWVVTNRLPIPWVSGTSASTPVVGGILSLINDHRFLKGLPSLGFLNPRLYKLQGKGLYDVTEGCHLSCMDDKVEGKGFCASPSWDPVTGWGTPNYPVLLAALMD; encoded by the exons ATGCG GCTTGTTTTGTTTCTGAGCTGCATTTGGCTGGTCTGTGGGGAGCTGCTGGAGCCAGATCAAGATgcttc TGTTCCCGAGGACTGGATCCTCGTCGAACGGGTCAAACCTTTGGAAGAATTGGAGCTCACGTTTGCGCTGAAGCAGCAAAATGTGGATCATTTGAAAGAGTTACTGAAACAAGTGTCAGACCCAGATTCACCGCAATACG GGAAGTATTTAAGCTTGGCAGAAGTAGCTGCTCTTGTACAGCCTTCGCAACTGACCGAGAAAGCAGTGCAGAATTGGCTTCAGAGTCATGGGGTCAAAAACTGTTACACGGTTGTAACCCGTGACTTTCTTCAGTGTGCCATGACTGCTCA gGTTGCAGAAGCATTACTCCCTGGCACAAAATTTCGCCGCTATAATAAAGACGGGCAGTCTTTGTTGAGGTCGACCTCTCTATACTCCGTTCATGAAGATGTGTTTCAGCATCTAGACTTTG TGGGTGGTGTTCACCGCTTTCCACCACTCGGAAGGGTTGTCGGTAAAGGCTTCAAAGGAACGCAGCAATCGGCGTTATGGTATCACTTGGGCGTTACACCATCCGTCATCAGGAGTCGCTACAACCTTACAGCTAAAGATGTGGGCACTGCTTCAAACAACAGTCAGGCTGTGGCACAG TTCTTGGAGCAGTATTACCACCCCGCAGACCTGGCTGAGTTTATGAGTCTGTTTGGTAGAGGATTCACGCACATGTCAGCCGTAGAGCGGGTCGTGGGCACTCAGGGTGGCGGGAAGGCCGGCATTGAAGCTAGCTTGGACGTGGAGTACATCATGAGCAGTGGAGCAAACATTTCCACATGGGTCTTCACCAATCCAG GCCGTCATGAGTCCCAGGAGCCATTCCTTCAGTGGATGCTAATGCTCAGCAACATGTCTGCTGTGCCTTGGGTCCACACCATCAGCTATGGGGATGATGAAGACAGCCTTTCTGTTGCTTATATGAACCGCATCAACATTGAGTTCATGAAAGTGGGACTCAGAGGGATCTCTATGCTCTTCGCCTCTG GTGACAGTGGAGCTGGGTGTAGACATCTAACCAAAGAAAGAAATACCTTTAGGCCTAGTTTTCCTGCATCCAG TCCATATGTGACCACAGTGGGCGGGACTTCTTTCCAGAATCCGTTTAAAGTCACGTATGAGGTTACTGATTACATCAGTGGGGGTGGCTTCAGTAACGTGTTTTCAATGCCAGATTATCAG ACTGGTGCGGTTGGAAAATATCTGAAGAGTGTTCAGCCTCTACCACCACAGACGTATTTCAACACTAGTGGCCGAGCCTATCCAGACCTAGCAGCGCTCTCTGACAATTACTGGGTTGTTACCAACCGTTTGCCCATCCCATGGGTTTCCGGAACTTCA GCTTCAACTCCAGTAGTAGGAGGAATTCTTTCTCTCATAAATGACCATCGCTTCCTGAAGGGTCTACCTTCTTTAGGATTTCTCAACCCTCGCCTTTACAAATTGCAGGGTAAAGGCCTTTATGAT GTAACCGAGGGATGTCACCTGAGTTGTATGGATGATAAAGTTGAAGGAAAGGGTTTCTGTGCCTCTCCTTCATGGGATCCAGTAACAGGATGGGGAACACCCAACTACCCTGTTCTTCTCGCAGCTCTGATGGATTGA
- the gdf7 gene encoding growth/differentiation factor 6-A: MTPKKTAAPFLWFSFCFGNVLEAVVLGSVQYPSGAPDNGLHSHLDARGTGESSAIFRNDSTSVHVPSYMISLYRTLSELDRRGTNSSLLRSRRYANTVTSFVDQGQDDPTLKFQQQYTFDLSGLSRADELMEVELRVLRRPPPDILNLLSNGGNVYRLLLHTCSLFRSSQQPVLLTSRTIDLLDTTSATWDVFDIGASVKKHFRLHKKTKDSRLLCFSITAVSDSNNAAVRPALLGLGHKDPQTNERALLVAFSRARRKENLFREIREKIRVMKSHQFSNPSPVHSMKEGHPRHRRRRRTVLSGRFSGAGGGGPSIGGKGGGRRRTRCSRKPLHVNFKELGWDDWIIAPLDYDAYHCEGLCDFPLRSHLEPTNHAIIQTLMNSMDPESTPPSCCVPSKLSPISILYIDSGNNVVYKQYEDMVVESCGCR, translated from the exons ATGACTCCCAAGAAGACTGCCGCTCCCTTCCTATGGTTTTCTTTTTGCTTTGGGAATGTTCTTGAGGCAGTGGTACTGGGATCGGTGCAGTACCCCTCCGGCGCGCCTGATAACGGGCTCCACTCACATCTGGATGCGCGCGGTACAGGGGAAAGCAGCGCGATCTTCCGGAACGACTCAACATCTGTTCATGTCCCATCTTACATGATCTCTCTGTACAGGACTCTGTCAGAGCTGGACAGACGGGGAACGAACAGCAGTCTATTGCGCTCCAGAAGATATGCCAATACAGTGACCAGCTTCGTTGACCAGGGGCAAG aTGACCCAACTCTGAAGTTCCAGCAGCAGTACACATTTGACCTGTCTGGCCTGTCCCGAGCAGATGAACTGATGGAGGTGGAGTTGCGGGTTCTGAGGAGACCACCACCTGACATCTTAAATTTACTCTCCAATGGTGGGAACGTGTACCGATTGCTACTTCACACCTGCTCCCTCTTCCGATCTTCTCAGCAGCCTGTGCTCCTTACCTCCAGGACCATTGATCTCCTGGATACCACTTCAGCCACGTGGGATGTGTTTGACATTGGTGCGAGCGTGAAGAAGCACTTCAGGTTgcacaagaaaacaaaagacagcAGGCTCTTGTGCTTTAGCATAACAGCTGTTTCAGACTCAAATAACGCAGCGGTGCGGCCAGCTCTGCTCGGTCTCGGCCACAAGGATCCGCAGACTAACGAAAGAGCCCTGCTGGTTGCCTTTTCCCGGGCGCGAAGGAAGGAGAACCTCTTTAGGGAGATTCGTGAAAAGATCAGGGTCATGAAAAGTCATCAGTTTTCTAACCCTTCACCCGTCCATAGTATGAAAGAGGGTCACCCCAGACAtcggaggaggaggaggacggTGCTGTCAGGACGTTTTAGCGGAGCAGGTGGCGGAGGTCCAAGCATTGGCGGAAAAGGAGGTGGCAGGAGGAGAACGCGTTGCAGCAGGAAACCGCTTCACGTGAACTTCAAAGAACTGGGGTGGGATGACTGGATTATCGCACCGCTGGATTACGACGCGTATCACTGTGAGGGCTTGTGCGACTTTCCTCTGCGCTCACACTTGGAGCCGACCAACCACGCTATTATCCAGACGCTTATGAACTCCATGGACCCGGAGTCCACTCCTCCCAGCTGTTGCGTTCCTTCCAAACTCAGCCCGATTAGCATCCTGTACATCGACTCTGGAAATAACGTTGTTTATAAACAGTATGAggacatggtggtggagagcTGTGGGTGCAGGTAG